Proteins from a single region of Thermoanaerobaculales bacterium:
- a CDS encoding homoserine dehydrogenase: protein MRLLFIGFGTVGQGLSELLLAKREELAQSFGFDAVVVGIADMLKGSAYDPDGLDLAEALARVGRGESLSDWTGVGQSWDAPTMIAEADADAMIEATYTDITTGQPATDHIRAALERGMHVTTTNKGPLALHSKELIEIARESGLQLLYEGTVMAGTPLLGLIRETLAGSTISEMRGILNGTTNYILTQMEGGMDYQAALAQAQQLGYAEAVPDADVLGLDALAKVTILANVVFGANLRPSDSPCQGITEISSADISQAASDGQRYKLIGRVWRDEHGVHASVAPQRLPLSHPLAGVGGATNAMTITTDALGEVTIIGPGAGRRQTGFALLADLLTMWRHS from the coding sequence ATGCGGCTGCTTTTCATCGGCTTCGGCACCGTCGGCCAGGGCCTTTCCGAGCTCCTGCTCGCCAAGCGCGAGGAGCTGGCGCAGAGTTTCGGCTTCGACGCCGTGGTGGTCGGCATCGCGGACATGCTCAAGGGAAGCGCCTACGACCCTGACGGGCTCGACCTGGCCGAGGCGCTGGCCCGGGTCGGCCGCGGCGAGTCGCTGTCCGACTGGACCGGCGTCGGCCAATCGTGGGATGCCCCAACCATGATCGCCGAGGCCGACGCGGACGCCATGATCGAGGCCACCTACACCGACATCACGACCGGTCAGCCCGCCACCGATCACATCCGCGCCGCCCTCGAGCGCGGCATGCACGTGACGACGACCAACAAGGGCCCGCTCGCCCTCCATTCGAAGGAGCTGATCGAGATCGCCCGCGAGAGCGGGCTGCAGCTGCTCTACGAGGGCACGGTCATGGCGGGCACGCCGCTGCTCGGGCTGATCCGCGAGACGCTGGCCGGGTCCACCATCAGCGAGATGCGGGGGATCCTCAACGGCACCACCAACTACATCCTGACCCAGATGGAAGGCGGCATGGACTACCAGGCGGCCCTCGCCCAGGCGCAGCAGCTCGGCTACGCCGAGGCAGTCCCGGACGCCGACGTCCTCGGACTCGACGCGCTCGCCAAGGTCACGATCCTCGCCAACGTCGTCTTCGGCGCGAACCTCAGGCCGTCCGACAGCCCGTGCCAGGGCATCACCGAGATCTCATCCGCGGATATCTCCCAAGCGGCATCCGACGGTCAGCGCTACAAGCTGATCGGCCGGGTTTGGCGCGACGAGCACGGCGTCCACGCCTCGGTGGCGCCCCAGCGCCTGCCGCTCAGCCACCCGCTCGCCGGGGTCGGCGGCGCCACCAACGCCATGACCATCACCACCGACGCCCTGGGCGAGGTGACCATCATCGGACCCGGCGCCGGTCGCCGGCAGACCGGGTTCGCGCTGCTTGCCGATCTGCTCACGATGTGGAGGCACTCATGA
- a CDS encoding aldehyde dehydrogenase family protein yields MRMLLAGEWVDRPKSIDVRDPFDDSLIDTVPAATHADVETALAAAAAATTTARRMTTYERAQVLFKTAAIVADQLEEFATTIAREGSKTIREARKEARRCVNTLTISAEEAKRLGGEVIPFNSFPGGEQRRGYYTREPVGVVLAITPFNDPLNLVAHKLGPAIAGGNAVILKPATVTPLSALKLTEALLEAGLPADVLQTLTGYGAVLGDALVADPRVRMVSFTGGVEAGERIMSKIGLKKVGMELGSNSPVIVWRDADLEWAAETCVSGAFWAAGQNCIGVQRIYIHREAYPAFRDHFVAFTKRYRIGDKLDEATDMGPMITEGEAKRLEKWIREAADMGATVLTGGGRRGALLEPTVLENVPEKATLHREEVFGPTVNLYPVDDLDEAIAKANSVNYGLHAAGFTRDLATAHKIAEGLDCGGVMINDSTDYRLDSMPFGGIKNSGLGREGIKFSLAEMTEPKVVCFYLPGL; encoded by the coding sequence ATGAGGATGCTGCTCGCCGGCGAATGGGTCGACCGCCCGAAGTCGATCGACGTCCGCGATCCCTTTGACGACTCGCTGATCGACACCGTCCCCGCGGCGACTCATGCGGATGTGGAGACGGCGCTCGCCGCCGCGGCCGCCGCGACGACGACCGCCCGGCGGATGACCACGTACGAGCGCGCCCAGGTGCTGTTCAAGACCGCCGCGATCGTCGCCGACCAGCTCGAGGAGTTCGCGACCACCATTGCGCGCGAGGGCTCGAAGACGATCCGCGAGGCGCGCAAGGAGGCGCGGCGCTGCGTCAACACCCTCACCATCTCGGCCGAGGAGGCGAAGCGGCTCGGCGGCGAGGTCATCCCCTTCAACTCGTTCCCCGGCGGCGAGCAGCGGCGCGGCTACTACACCCGCGAGCCGGTCGGCGTGGTGCTGGCCATCACGCCGTTCAACGATCCCCTCAACCTGGTCGCCCACAAGCTCGGGCCGGCGATCGCCGGCGGCAACGCGGTGATCCTGAAGCCGGCGACGGTGACCCCGCTGTCGGCGCTCAAGCTGACCGAGGCCCTGCTCGAGGCCGGGCTGCCGGCTGATGTGCTGCAGACCCTCACCGGGTACGGCGCGGTGCTCGGCGACGCGCTGGTGGCGGACCCGCGGGTCCGCATGGTGTCTTTCACCGGTGGGGTCGAGGCCGGCGAGCGGATCATGTCGAAGATCGGCCTCAAGAAGGTCGGCATGGAGCTCGGCTCCAACTCGCCGGTCATCGTGTGGCGCGACGCCGACCTCGAGTGGGCCGCCGAGACCTGCGTCTCGGGCGCCTTCTGGGCGGCCGGCCAGAACTGCATCGGGGTGCAGCGAATCTACATCCACCGCGAGGCGTACCCCGCCTTCCGGGACCACTTCGTAGCCTTCACCAAGCGTTACAGGATCGGCGACAAGCTCGACGAGGCCACCGACATGGGGCCGATGATCACCGAGGGCGAGGCCAAGCGACTCGAGAAGTGGATCCGCGAGGCCGCCGACATGGGTGCGACCGTGCTCACCGGCGGCGGCCGCCGGGGCGCGCTGCTCGAGCCGACGGTGCTCGAGAACGTGCCCGAGAAGGCGACGCTGCACCGCGAGGAGGTGTTCGGGCCGACCGTCAACCTCTACCCGGTCGACGACCTCGACGAGGCGATCGCCAAGGCCAACTCGGTCAACTACGGCCTGCACGCGGCCGGCTTCACGCGCGACCTCGCGACAGCCCACAAGATCGCCGAGGGGCTCGACTGCGGCGGCGTGATGATCAACGACTCGACCGACTACCGGCTCGACTCGATGCCGTTCGGCGGGATCAAGAACTCAGGGCTAGGCCGCGAGGGCATCAAGTTCTCGCTTGCCGAGATGACCGAGCCCAAGGTGGTCTGCTTCTACCTGCCGGGGCTGTAG
- a CDS encoding sulfatase, producing the protein MVDCSLAVVTGGRRRRAGIARPCTVALALLAAVACGGGDAGVAPFAGDLETMDTLFDFAANARSARTLRETRRIDPGSAAEAGLLAAGWGRPEVDPTSGKPYVWAVSTVASLELTALRPGPTRLGFTCRPFAFEGAPPQVIEVAANGVAIGAVTLATGTADYSLEIPGGRVRPGRNRFELRFAYAEAPANRDAGSDDRRTLAAAFEELWLERVGGPAAARIAQPAAPGATREGLVLPAGTGLAFTVVPEGEVVLDLGAGGTAGLVAWFGAPAGDKVLVTGRGDRPGPVAIRWPAGRRLEIGFAAAGPEAAVVRPRLVGRDARVRTPPNLLLVVVDTLRADFVGAYRPGARTPAIDAVAASGALFERAYAHIAITGPSHASLFTSRLPFEHGVRNNAQILDGSAATLAEALRDGGWTTAAVVSLGVLKRDFGFDQGFDIFRDDFGGDWMKDAGEVTAQATALAVEALAEPYFLCVHYSDPHEPYAPPDLAYPWAELELDGRPVGAIRASGRSSTVPLDIPAGSHTLRFRARDPGLDPGRWYRLDALRLEGDGVSVGRGSWEVVESRGSPPTYQARLPAALEVVNRAGAGRAAELHVNFKQRLDIAEVRTRYAQEVEYADRQIGRLLEALRAGGLLDHTLVVVLSDHGEGLGFHNHIGHIHQVYDTLLRVPLIVSFPGAVPPGLRIRDVVSLVDVFPTIAELLGLEAPSPASGVSLVSLLRGQPMAPRAVLAATYRPEAFTDKQSIISDGFKYIHSWSPEREWEELYDLEGDPAELEDLIATRPEVAARLRAALADRLAASPQGSAVPVELSAADRDRLRALGYLH; encoded by the coding sequence ATGGTCGATTGCAGTCTCGCCGTCGTGACCGGCGGCCGGCGCCGGCGGGCCGGCATCGCACGTCCGTGCACCGTCGCTCTGGCCTTGCTGGCCGCCGTCGCGTGCGGCGGCGGTGACGCAGGCGTCGCGCCGTTCGCGGGCGATCTCGAGACCATGGACACGCTGTTCGATTTCGCAGCCAATGCACGATCGGCCCGGACGCTGCGCGAGACACGGCGGATCGACCCGGGATCAGCAGCCGAGGCCGGGCTGCTGGCCGCCGGATGGGGGCGGCCGGAGGTCGATCCGACCAGCGGGAAGCCGTACGTGTGGGCGGTTTCGACCGTCGCGTCGCTCGAGCTCACCGCGCTGCGCCCTGGGCCAACCAGGCTCGGCTTCACCTGCCGCCCGTTCGCGTTCGAGGGTGCGCCGCCCCAGGTGATCGAGGTCGCGGCGAACGGCGTCGCGATCGGTGCCGTCACCCTGGCCACCGGCACTGCAGACTACAGCCTCGAGATCCCGGGAGGGCGCGTGCGGCCGGGGCGCAACCGGTTCGAGCTGCGCTTCGCCTACGCCGAGGCGCCGGCCAACCGGGATGCGGGCTCGGACGATCGGCGCACGCTGGCGGCGGCCTTCGAGGAGCTGTGGCTCGAGCGGGTCGGGGGCCCGGCCGCGGCCCGGATCGCCCAACCCGCGGCCCCCGGCGCGACCCGCGAGGGTCTCGTGCTGCCCGCCGGGACCGGGCTCGCTTTCACGGTGGTGCCGGAAGGCGAGGTCGTCCTCGACCTCGGCGCCGGCGGCACGGCCGGCCTGGTGGCCTGGTTCGGCGCTCCTGCCGGCGACAAGGTGCTGGTGACCGGCCGCGGTGACCGTCCCGGGCCGGTCGCGATCCGCTGGCCGGCCGGGCGGAGGCTCGAGATCGGCTTCGCGGCGGCGGGCCCGGAGGCGGCCGTCGTGCGGCCGCGGCTCGTCGGCCGCGACGCGCGGGTGCGGACGCCGCCCAACCTGCTCCTGGTTGTCGTCGACACCCTGCGCGCGGACTTCGTCGGGGCGTACCGGCCCGGCGCGCGCACGCCGGCGATCGACGCCGTGGCCGCGTCGGGTGCGCTGTTCGAGCGGGCCTATGCTCACATCGCGATCACCGGTCCCAGCCACGCGAGCCTGTTCACCTCCCGGTTGCCGTTCGAGCACGGGGTGCGCAACAACGCCCAGATTCTCGACGGTTCGGCGGCGACCCTGGCCGAGGCGCTCCGCGACGGCGGCTGGACGACGGCCGCCGTGGTCAGCCTGGGCGTGCTCAAGCGCGACTTCGGGTTCGACCAGGGGTTCGACATCTTCCGCGACGACTTCGGCGGTGACTGGATGAAGGACGCTGGGGAGGTCACGGCCCAGGCCACGGCGCTGGCCGTGGAGGCGCTGGCCGAGCCGTACTTCCTGTGCGTCCACTACTCCGATCCTCACGAGCCATACGCGCCGCCCGACCTCGCCTACCCGTGGGCCGAGCTTGAGCTCGACGGCCGACCGGTGGGCGCGATTCGTGCCAGCGGCCGCAGCTCGACCGTGCCGCTCGACATCCCGGCCGGGTCCCACACCCTCCGCTTCCGGGCGCGGGATCCGGGCCTGGACCCGGGTCGCTGGTACCGACTGGACGCGTTACGGCTCGAAGGCGACGGGGTCTCGGTCGGGCGCGGCAGCTGGGAGGTGGTGGAGAGCCGCGGCAGCCCGCCGACCTACCAGGCTCGGCTGCCGGCTGCGCTCGAGGTCGTCAACCGTGCGGGCGCCGGCCGCGCCGCCGAGCTCCACGTCAACTTCAAGCAGCGGCTCGACATCGCCGAGGTCCGCACGCGCTACGCCCAGGAGGTCGAGTACGCCGACCGCCAGATCGGGAGGCTGCTGGAGGCGCTGCGGGCCGGCGGCCTGCTCGACCACACGCTGGTCGTGGTCCTGTCGGACCACGGCGAGGGCCTCGGCTTCCACAACCACATCGGCCACATCCACCAGGTCTACGACACCCTGCTCAGGGTGCCGCTGATCGTCTCCTTCCCGGGCGCCGTACCGCCGGGTCTGCGGATCCGCGACGTGGTGAGCCTGGTCGACGTGTTCCCGACGATCGCCGAGCTGCTGGGGCTGGAGGCCCCGTCGCCCGCGAGCGGCGTCAGCCTGGTCTCGCTGCTGCGCGGCCAGCCGATGGCGCCGCGCGCGGTGCTGGCCGCGACCTACCGGCCGGAGGCCTTCACCGACAAGCAGTCGATCATCAGCGACGGCTTCAAGTACATCCACTCGTGGTCGCCGGAGCGGGAGTGGGAGGAGCTCTACGACCTTGAAGGCGACCCGGCCGAGCTCGAGGACCTGATCGCGACGCGGCCCGAGGTCGCCGCCCGTCTCCGCGCCGCCCTCGCGGACCGGCTGGCCGCCTCGCCTCAAGGATCGGCGGTGCCGGTCGAGCTGAGCGCGGCCGACCGCGACCGGCTGCGGGCCCTCGGCTACCTGCACTGA
- a CDS encoding aryl-sulfate sulfotransferase encodes MTTSQTREPARTLRTAAALLGALALAACGPAVIDEPPPADDMHLDLPLLDSQAWVERYLPERASSGYNLELCQRRIPILLDMNGRIVHAWPLVRATARARLDDRGRLLVIGIDNALKIYDWEGRLVWRHRLASERDLPHHDVIWLANRNVMVLAQVEATRDDYLQEVDRHGRVVWQWRFADHLDAAFPDRDRRHPDPTHVNSVHELGPNRWWDAGDARFRPGNLLLSARTLDAMLVVDRRTGEIVWTWHGGLDRQHEAVMVPEGRIGESLFLVFNNGLANRFAFRRSSVLAVDPVARSVVWEYEDPFFYSSLAGSQASLPNGNLLVTSSHGGNAFELTPTKEIVWQWIPPWLPMRLERYPYDHCPQLARLGRPEERPVAPRRRRQHIAEELHAFAVSGEYSSRPVAGERRHLVREPNSCRELMMPAQPALALGYGIDVKVPGGSAVVAGFRVTIVPPDGGARRVLVDETVRGDGEEPWRQRWIPLPGLDFARVRLCLELDVTGSNGADPARPAAVIENPRVWAGDRPTLPRRWTEEQLGEQEQRLREEQLRAIGYIQ; translated from the coding sequence ATGACCACCTCCCAGACCCGCGAGCCCGCCCGGACCCTCCGGACAGCCGCCGCGCTGCTCGGCGCGCTTGCGCTGGCGGCGTGCGGGCCGGCAGTCATCGACGAACCGCCCCCCGCGGACGACATGCACCTCGACCTCCCGCTCCTCGACTCGCAAGCGTGGGTCGAGCGCTACCTGCCGGAGCGGGCCTCGAGCGGCTACAACCTCGAGCTCTGCCAGCGCCGGATCCCGATCCTGCTCGACATGAACGGCCGCATCGTGCACGCCTGGCCGCTGGTGCGGGCGACGGCCCGCGCCCGGCTCGACGATCGGGGCCGCCTGCTGGTGATCGGGATCGACAACGCGCTCAAGATCTACGACTGGGAGGGCCGCCTGGTCTGGCGCCACCGGCTGGCGTCGGAGCGTGATCTCCCGCACCACGACGTGATCTGGCTCGCCAACCGCAACGTGATGGTGCTCGCTCAGGTCGAGGCAACGCGCGACGACTACCTGCAGGAGGTGGATCGCCACGGCCGCGTGGTCTGGCAGTGGCGGTTTGCCGACCATCTCGACGCGGCCTTCCCGGACCGCGATCGGCGCCACCCGGACCCGACCCACGTCAACTCGGTGCACGAGCTCGGGCCGAACCGCTGGTGGGACGCGGGCGACGCCCGATTCCGTCCCGGCAACCTGCTGCTCAGCGCCCGCACCCTCGACGCCATGCTGGTGGTCGACCGGCGCACCGGCGAGATCGTGTGGACGTGGCATGGGGGCCTCGACCGCCAGCACGAGGCTGTCATGGTCCCCGAAGGGCGGATCGGCGAGAGCCTGTTCCTGGTCTTCAACAACGGCCTCGCCAACCGTTTCGCCTTCCGCCGCAGCTCGGTGCTGGCCGTCGATCCGGTGGCCCGGTCGGTGGTCTGGGAGTACGAGGACCCCTTCTTCTACTCGTCGCTCGCCGGCAGCCAGGCTTCGCTGCCGAACGGCAACCTGCTCGTCACCTCGAGCCACGGCGGCAACGCGTTCGAGCTGACGCCGACCAAGGAGATCGTCTGGCAGTGGATCCCGCCCTGGCTGCCGATGCGGCTGGAGCGCTACCCCTACGACCACTGCCCGCAGCTCGCGCGCCTCGGCCGACCTGAGGAGCGGCCGGTCGCGCCGCGACGCCGGCGCCAGCACATCGCCGAGGAGCTCCACGCCTTCGCGGTGTCGGGCGAGTACTCGAGCCGCCCCGTCGCCGGGGAGCGGCGGCATCTCGTGCGCGAACCGAACTCCTGCCGCGAGCTGATGATGCCTGCCCAGCCGGCCCTCGCCCTCGGCTACGGCATCGATGTCAAGGTGCCGGGCGGGTCCGCGGTGGTGGCCGGCTTTCGGGTCACCATCGTCCCGCCCGACGGCGGGGCTCGCCGGGTGCTGGTCGACGAGACGGTGCGGGGCGACGGCGAGGAGCCGTGGCGCCAACGGTGGATTCCGCTGCCGGGCCTCGACTTTGCGAGGGTCAGGCTGTGCCTCGAGCTCGACGTGACGGGCAGCAACGGCGCCGATCCCGCGCGGCCGGCCGCGGTCATCGAGAACCCCCGGGTGTGGGCCGGCGACCGTCCGACGCTGCCCCGGCGCTGGACCGAGGAGCAGCTCGGCGAGCAGGAGCAGCGGCTGCGCGAGGAGCAGCTGCGGGCGATCGGCTACATCCAGTAG
- a CDS encoding ACT domain-containing protein gives MTTSTASVSFTLDVLPDRFAICRLDPEQADLDRDLGDGLLSVTFTDDEVSVVCEERFAPADAEVSRGWRCLRVAGPLDLEAVGVLAAIAGALAGAGIPAFVLSTFDTDHILVREAQLDPALACLRSAGHDVRE, from the coding sequence ATGACGACTTCCACCGCCTCCGTCTCGTTCACCCTCGACGTGCTGCCGGACCGATTCGCGATCTGCCGTCTCGATCCCGAGCAGGCCGACCTCGACCGCGACCTCGGCGACGGGCTGCTCTCGGTCACCTTCACCGACGACGAGGTGTCGGTGGTGTGCGAGGAGCGTTTCGCGCCCGCGGATGCCGAGGTGTCGCGGGGATGGCGCTGCCTGCGCGTTGCCGGGCCCCTCGATCTCGAGGCCGTCGGAGTGCTCGCCGCCATCGCCGGCGCCCTTGCCGGCGCCGGGATCCCGGCCTTCGTGCTGTCGACCTTCGACACCGATCACATCCTGGTGCGCGAGGCGCAGCTCGACCCGGCGTTGGCCTGCCTTCGCTCGGCCGGCCACGACGTGCGGGAGTGA
- a CDS encoding PLP-dependent transferase, whose amino-acid sequence MATTMSKSGVERYVAQAKEALARRAAHRARVRRLKFDTIAVHGMYSVEEAFSGGQGGIIEPVFPSTSQAYRDSDEMEAALSYQIPTWCYSRIHNPTVFYLEETLALLESYGCDADATGLCTSSGMAAIKQATEPLLAKRTHGAEDINFVSASQVYGGTFQLFNLRMAERGARVRWVTEPWRIEAWEPLVDSNTRFLYAEMPSNPQQACFDVAAVAELAHAHGIPLIVDATIATPALMRPLQHGADIVVHSLSKTAGAGGDAIAGGVIARHGLVSKHLDDEVRADYALWLKLWPFRDSGPCMAPSVAHYILNEVRTLRLKIAHMSRNTMAVAEFLSHHPKVDRVDYLGLPHHPLHGLASRYMTLVDDGAPAFGHLMSFDIKGTAADARRFFDALERTYRATDLGRIKSVATIPAISTHQQQGEEGRKLAGIKPTMVRLCVGAEHPDDTIADLDQALARI is encoded by the coding sequence ATGGCGACGACGATGTCCAAGTCCGGCGTCGAGCGGTATGTGGCGCAGGCTAAGGAGGCGCTGGCCCGGCGCGCGGCCCACCGCGCGCGGGTGCGGCGGCTCAAGTTCGACACCATCGCGGTGCACGGCATGTACAGCGTCGAGGAGGCCTTTTCCGGCGGGCAGGGCGGGATCATCGAGCCGGTCTTCCCATCCACCTCCCAGGCCTACCGCGACTCCGACGAGATGGAGGCGGCGCTGTCGTACCAGATCCCGACCTGGTGCTACTCGCGGATCCACAACCCGACCGTCTTCTACCTCGAGGAGACCCTGGCGCTGCTCGAGTCGTACGGCTGCGACGCCGACGCCACCGGGCTCTGCACGTCGTCCGGGATGGCCGCCATCAAGCAGGCGACCGAGCCGCTCCTCGCCAAGCGCACGCACGGGGCCGAGGACATCAACTTCGTGTCCGCGTCCCAGGTCTACGGCGGCACCTTCCAGCTGTTCAACCTGCGGATGGCCGAGCGCGGCGCCCGGGTGCGCTGGGTGACCGAGCCGTGGCGGATCGAGGCCTGGGAGCCGCTGGTCGACAGCAACACCCGCTTCCTCTACGCCGAGATGCCGTCCAACCCACAGCAGGCGTGCTTCGATGTGGCGGCGGTCGCCGAGCTCGCGCACGCCCACGGGATTCCCCTCATCGTTGACGCGACGATCGCCACACCGGCGCTCATGCGGCCGCTCCAGCACGGCGCCGACATCGTCGTCCACTCCCTGTCCAAGACCGCCGGCGCCGGCGGCGACGCGATCGCCGGCGGCGTCATCGCCCGTCACGGGCTGGTGTCGAAGCACCTCGACGACGAGGTGCGCGCCGACTACGCGCTGTGGCTCAAGCTGTGGCCGTTCCGCGACTCCGGGCCGTGCATGGCGCCCAGCGTCGCCCACTACATCCTCAACGAGGTCCGCACCCTGCGCCTCAAGATCGCACACATGTCCCGCAACACGATGGCTGTGGCCGAGTTCCTGTCGCACCACCCGAAGGTCGACCGCGTCGACTACCTCGGCCTCCCCCACCATCCCCTGCACGGGCTCGCCAGCCGCTACATGACGCTGGTCGACGACGGCGCCCCGGCCTTCGGCCACCTGATGTCGTTCGACATCAAGGGCACGGCCGCCGACGCACGGCGCTTCTTCGATGCGCTCGAGCGCACCTACCGTGCGACCGACCTCGGACGCATCAAGTCGGTCGCCACCATTCCCGCCATCTCGACCCACCAGCAGCAGGGCGAGGAAGGCCGCAAGCTCGCCGGCATCAAGCCGACGATGGTCCGGCTATGCGTCGGCGCCGAGCACCCTGACGACACCATCGCCGACCTCGACCAGGCTCTGGCGAGGATCTAG
- a CDS encoding S8 family serine peptidase has translation MERRWIVAVTISVLVVAGSGTLPSAEREPGSTALDKVEPLLLRQLEQTGRADFFVRMAEKADLVPAAALSSKAERGAFVLAALQRTAAESQRGLRGLLDRRGVAYKPFYISNTVLVHGGSRALVDELAARADVARVTANHEVQAVDTSRGSQGGGETRAVEPNISFVGALDVWAMGFTGQGAVVAVNDTGLDEDHPAIRSHYRGCLNPPSCTSENHNYNWWDATGTYPTDPFDGHGHGTHVSGTAVGDDGGANQIGMAPGAKTIHCKVLTDGGSTSDGAVTTCFQWNLAPWDLNGGNPDPGAAPDVVNISWGYWGGGQDQFRDEVLALHAAGILVVAEAGNEGPACGTLRSPGDYKEVLTVGSVSQAVPHPGEISPFSARGPSILDPSPPDYFPDVMAPGQNIRSSVPGGNYEVWSGVAMATPHTAGLAALMWSACPDLRGVVEPTITIIRDTAVPLTGQPGSGCGGDYTHGPNNDWGYGTVYAPAAVQAALDWCAGAIFADGFESGGTSAWSVTVP, from the coding sequence ATGGAACGTCGTTGGATCGTAGCGGTCACCATCTCAGTGCTCGTGGTTGCCGGATCGGGAACGCTGCCTTCGGCCGAGCGCGAGCCCGGCAGCACGGCCCTCGACAAGGTCGAGCCGCTGCTGCTGCGGCAGCTCGAGCAAACGGGCCGGGCCGACTTCTTTGTCAGAATGGCCGAGAAGGCCGACCTGGTGCCGGCCGCCGCCCTGAGTTCGAAAGCCGAGCGCGGAGCGTTCGTGCTGGCGGCGCTCCAGCGGACAGCCGCCGAGAGTCAGCGCGGACTGCGCGGACTTCTCGACCGGCGCGGGGTCGCGTACAAGCCGTTCTACATCTCGAACACCGTCCTCGTGCACGGAGGATCCCGGGCGCTTGTCGACGAGCTCGCGGCCCGAGCCGACGTGGCACGGGTCACCGCCAACCACGAGGTCCAAGCGGTGGACACGAGCCGAGGCTCACAGGGTGGTGGCGAGACGCGGGCCGTCGAGCCGAACATCTCCTTCGTTGGGGCACTCGATGTCTGGGCGATGGGGTTCACGGGCCAGGGGGCCGTGGTCGCGGTCAACGACACCGGCCTCGACGAGGACCATCCGGCGATCCGTAGTCATTACCGCGGCTGCCTGAACCCACCGTCGTGCACGTCAGAGAACCACAACTACAACTGGTGGGACGCGACCGGCACCTACCCGACCGATCCCTTTGACGGCCACGGGCACGGGACGCACGTGAGCGGGACCGCGGTCGGCGACGACGGCGGCGCCAACCAGATCGGCATGGCGCCGGGCGCCAAGACCATCCACTGCAAGGTGCTCACCGACGGGGGATCGACCTCCGATGGCGCCGTCACGACGTGCTTCCAGTGGAACCTGGCGCCCTGGGATCTGAATGGCGGCAACCCGGATCCGGGAGCCGCGCCTGATGTCGTGAACATCTCCTGGGGGTACTGGGGTGGCGGGCAGGATCAGTTCCGGGACGAGGTTCTCGCGCTGCACGCGGCCGGAATCCTGGTGGTCGCCGAGGCCGGGAACGAGGGGCCGGCCTGCGGGACGCTGCGCTCGCCCGGCGACTACAAGGAGGTGCTGACCGTAGGCTCGGTGAGCCAGGCGGTGCCCCACCCGGGCGAGATCTCGCCCTTCTCGGCGCGCGGCCCATCGATCCTCGATCCCTCGCCGCCGGACTACTTCCCGGACGTGATGGCGCCCGGCCAGAACATCCGGTCGTCCGTGCCGGGTGGCAATTACGAGGTCTGGAGCGGGGTGGCGATGGCGACGCCGCACACCGCCGGTCTGGCCGCGCTGATGTGGTCGGCCTGCCCGGACCTGCGTGGCGTCGTCGAGCCGACCATCACCATCATCCGCGACACCGCGGTCCCGCTGACCGGCCAGCCCGGCTCGGGCTGTGGCGGCGATTACACCCATGGCCCGAACAACGACTGGGGCTACGGCACGGTTTATGCTCCCGCGGCCGTGCAGGCGGCCCTCGACTGGTGCGCCGGTGCGATCTTCGCCGACGGCTTCGAGTCCGGTGGCACGTCGGCCTGGTCGGTGACGGTGCCGTAG